Proteins encoded in a region of the Acidimicrobiales bacterium genome:
- a CDS encoding VOC family protein: MEIYGIAYIGFESPNAKQMLEYGPEVFGFGLNESRDDGSVYLTMDDRDHRIAVHPGERDRFAYVGIETKDKWAWEQGIETLRSAGIEVTVGDDELEEQRGCYGVAQFLDPAGWPHELVYGHAYHSGGWHPGRAHRGFRSEEYGLGHTVLVADDVAEIERYCKDVMGYKWYIQGLRKGGGSFWRFRNSDLSHNIAYGLNPNHRRGDTATVIPHIGVYCRTLDDVGIAADIVEERYPERVEMTLGRHMQDPVVSFYSKTPAGFTIEYIWGEDLDVPDGPYVERRAGKLSLWGHKRPSGSAAH, translated from the coding sequence ATGGAGATCTACGGCATCGCCTACATCGGCTTCGAGTCGCCCAACGCGAAGCAGATGCTCGAGTACGGGCCCGAGGTGTTCGGGTTCGGCCTGAACGAGTCGCGCGACGACGGCTCGGTGTACCTGACCATGGACGACCGCGACCACCGGATCGCCGTCCACCCCGGCGAGCGGGACCGCTTCGCCTACGTCGGCATCGAGACGAAGGACAAGTGGGCCTGGGAGCAGGGCATCGAGACGCTCCGGTCGGCCGGCATCGAGGTCACGGTGGGCGACGACGAGTTGGAGGAGCAGCGCGGGTGCTACGGCGTCGCCCAGTTCCTCGACCCGGCCGGGTGGCCCCACGAGCTGGTCTACGGCCATGCCTACCACTCGGGGGGATGGCATCCCGGACGGGCGCATCGCGGCTTCCGGTCCGAGGAGTACGGGCTCGGCCACACAGTGCTCGTCGCCGACGACGTTGCCGAGATCGAGCGCTACTGCAAGGACGTGATGGGCTACAAGTGGTACATCCAGGGCCTGCGCAAGGGCGGCGGCTCGTTCTGGCGGTTCAGGAACAGCGACCTGAGCCACAACATCGCCTACGGGCTCAACCCCAACCACCGTCGCGGCGACACCGCCACGGTCATCCCCCACATCGGGGTGTACTGCAGGACGCTCGACGACGTCGGCATCGCCGCCGACATCGTGGAGGAGCGCTACCCGGAGCGGGTGGAGATGACGCTGGGCCGGCACATGCAGGACCCGGTGGTGTCCTTCTACAGCAAGACGCCGGCGGGCTTCACCATCGAGTACATCTGGGGCGAGGACCTCGACGTCCCCGACGGCCCGTACGTCGAGCGCCGGGCCGGCAAGCTCAGCCTCTGGGGCCACAAGCGGCCGAGCGGCAGCGCCGCACACTGA